The proteins below are encoded in one region of Caulobacter henricii:
- the tcyL gene encoding cystine ABC transporter permease, with product MNAIIALLLESSPLLLKGAGYTVALSLIGMSLGLVLGFGLALMRLSSSVLLRWPAAAYVSAFRGTPLLVQLFLIYYGLPQFGIELPPLIAAGIGFSLNVAAYACEILRSAIANVDRGQWEAATVLGMSRSQTMRRVILPQAARTAVAPLSNSFISLVKDTSLAATIQVPELFRQTQLITARTFEIFTMYLAAAAIYWLVSTLLAAGQAMLERRAAEGRR from the coding sequence ATGAACGCGATAATCGCCCTACTGCTGGAGTCGTCTCCGCTCCTCCTCAAGGGCGCAGGCTATACCGTGGCGCTCAGCCTGATCGGGATGAGCCTTGGCCTGGTGCTGGGCTTTGGCCTTGCCCTGATGCGACTGTCGTCGAGCGTGCTGTTGCGATGGCCCGCCGCCGCCTATGTCTCGGCCTTTCGCGGCACGCCCCTGCTCGTGCAGCTTTTCCTGATCTATTATGGCCTTCCGCAGTTCGGGATCGAGCTACCGCCCTTGATTGCGGCCGGGATCGGGTTTTCGCTGAACGTCGCGGCCTATGCCTGCGAAATCCTGCGCAGCGCCATCGCCAATGTCGATCGTGGCCAGTGGGAGGCCGCCACGGTGCTCGGCATGAGCCGCAGCCAGACCATGCGCAGAGTGATCCTGCCCCAGGCGGCCCGCACGGCCGTCGCCCCGCTGTCCAACAGCTTCATCAGCCTGGTCAAGGACACCTCCCTGGCCGCCACGATCCAGGTGCCGGAACTGTTCCGACAGACCCAACTGATCACCGCCCGGACCTTCGAGATCTTTACGATGTATCTGGCGGCCGCCGCGATCTACTGGCTCGTCTCGACCCTACTGGCGGCCGGTCAGGCCATGCTGGAGCGGCGAGCGGCGGAGGGCCGTCGATGA